A stretch of Caballeronia sp. NK8 DNA encodes these proteins:
- a CDS encoding ABC transporter permease codes for MPQLFGVMFATFLLVRMLPGDPALLMLGNMATPEAIAALREKLHLNASIWSQFGAYLDALTHGDLGTSMFTSNPVTVDLFQRVPATFELIVYSMLLTIIIGVGLAVVSVVRKGGVVDRMGKVYGLAAGAIPDFWVGLLLIYALFHMAGIAPAPFGRIDTFITPPPTITGFYTIDSILTGNWVALRSSVSHLLLPVLTLSIVNAGGLMKLSQSVFEDIYKSEFIRHARASGLSERRIILSALRNSLPPIITMVGFLFSFLLGAAVLVETIFAWGGLGQYAVQSVVNSDYPALQGFVLVAAGFILLVYTAVDVMYGLADPRIEI; via the coding sequence TATGCTCCCGGGCGATCCGGCACTGCTGATGCTCGGGAATATGGCGACGCCCGAAGCCATCGCAGCCCTGCGCGAGAAGCTTCATCTGAACGCGTCGATCTGGTCGCAATTCGGCGCCTATCTCGACGCGCTCACGCATGGCGATCTGGGCACATCGATGTTCACATCGAATCCCGTCACGGTCGATCTCTTCCAGCGCGTCCCCGCGACGTTCGAACTGATCGTGTATTCGATGCTTCTCACCATCATCATCGGTGTCGGGCTGGCGGTGGTGTCGGTGGTGCGTAAAGGTGGCGTCGTGGATCGCATGGGCAAGGTGTACGGACTCGCCGCGGGCGCGATTCCGGATTTCTGGGTCGGCCTGCTGCTGATTTATGCGCTCTTCCATATGGCCGGAATCGCGCCGGCTCCATTCGGCCGCATCGATACGTTCATCACCCCGCCTCCGACGATTACCGGCTTCTACACGATCGACAGCATTCTGACTGGCAACTGGGTTGCGTTGAGGTCGTCCGTCTCGCACCTGCTCCTGCCGGTGCTGACTTTGAGCATCGTCAACGCCGGCGGCCTCATGAAACTCAGTCAATCCGTGTTCGAGGATATCTACAAGAGCGAGTTCATCCGGCATGCGAGAGCATCGGGCCTTTCCGAGCGGCGCATCATCCTGAGCGCCCTGCGCAACAGTCTTCCGCCGATCATCACCATGGTCGGGTTTCTCTTCAGCTTTCTGCTCGGCGCGGCGGTGCTGGTGGAAACGATCTTCGCGTGGGGTGGGCTTGGCCAATATGCGGTTCAGTCCGTGGTCAACAGCGACTATCCGGCGCTTCAAGGCTTCGTGCTCGTGGCTGCCGGTTTCATTCTTCTTGTCTATACGGCGGTGGACGTGATGTACGGACTGGCCGACCCGAGGATCGAAATATGA